A single region of the Nocardioides aquaticus genome encodes:
- a CDS encoding peptidoglycan D,D-transpeptidase FtsI family protein, giving the protein MNKPIRTISVFCLILFVALMANATYLQFFNASNLDEDPLNRRVIEAAYSVERGAILVGRDAVAESEPVDDKYEYLRTYPMPLMYSHLTGYFSFFSQTGVEQSMNPVLSGEDDRLFVRQLVDLLSNKSDAGGNVQLTIDAAAQRAAYDGLSALGEDVRGSVVAVEPATGKILAAVSLPTYDPNNLASHDLTSVRRTYEDLSERDSQPLLNRSIQQTLPPGSTFKLVTAAAAIESGAYTADDQVPGGATYQLPETTGDTGLIDNEGRDCGTTTIPFEQAMEQSCNTTFAALAVEVGAEAMLEQAEAFGFNQRYLEDWGPQAISDFPEEANAPQTGQTGIGQFEVRATPLQMAMVAAGIANDGVVKRPYVVDEIQSAEYDVLEQTEDDDFSRAVSSETAEDLTQLMVATVDNGTASPAAIPGISVAGKTGTAQSGQDDVPPYAWFTSFAPAENPEVAVAVMIESADIPRGEIAGGQLGGPIAKAVMEAVINQ; this is encoded by the coding sequence ATGAACAAGCCGATCCGCACCATCTCGGTCTTCTGCCTGATCCTCTTCGTGGCGCTGATGGCCAACGCGACGTACCTGCAGTTCTTCAACGCCTCGAACCTCGACGAGGACCCCCTCAACCGCCGCGTGATCGAGGCGGCCTACTCCGTCGAGCGCGGCGCGATCCTGGTCGGCCGCGACGCCGTGGCCGAGAGCGAGCCCGTCGACGACAAGTACGAGTACCTGCGCACGTACCCGATGCCGCTGATGTACTCCCACCTCACCGGCTACTTCAGCTTCTTCTCCCAGACCGGTGTCGAGCAGTCGATGAACCCGGTGCTCTCGGGCGAGGACGACCGGCTCTTCGTGCGCCAGCTCGTCGACCTGCTCTCCAACAAGTCCGACGCCGGCGGCAACGTGCAGCTGACCATCGACGCCGCGGCGCAGCGGGCGGCGTACGACGGGTTGTCGGCGCTGGGCGAGGACGTGCGCGGCTCGGTGGTCGCCGTCGAACCGGCCACCGGCAAGATCCTGGCCGCGGTGTCGCTGCCGACCTACGACCCGAACAACCTCGCCTCGCACGACCTGACGTCGGTGCGCCGCACCTACGAGGACCTCTCCGAGCGCGACAGCCAGCCGCTGCTGAACCGCTCGATCCAGCAGACGCTGCCGCCCGGCTCGACCTTCAAGCTGGTCACCGCGGCCGCCGCGATCGAGAGCGGCGCCTACACCGCCGACGACCAGGTCCCCGGCGGGGCGACCTACCAGCTGCCCGAGACGACCGGCGACACCGGCCTGATCGACAACGAGGGCCGCGACTGCGGCACGACCACGATCCCGTTCGAGCAGGCCATGGAGCAGTCCTGCAACACCACCTTCGCCGCCCTCGCGGTGGAGGTCGGCGCGGAGGCGATGCTGGAGCAGGCCGAGGCGTTCGGGTTCAACCAGCGCTACCTCGAGGACTGGGGGCCGCAGGCCATCTCGGACTTCCCCGAGGAGGCGAACGCCCCGCAGACCGGCCAGACCGGCATCGGGCAGTTCGAGGTCCGGGCCACCCCGCTGCAGATGGCGATGGTCGCGGCCGGGATCGCCAACGACGGCGTCGTGAAGCGTCCCTACGTCGTCGACGAGATCCAGTCCGCCGAGTACGACGTGCTCGAGCAGACCGAGGACGACGACTTCTCCCGCGCGGTGTCCTCCGAGACCGCCGAGGACCTCACCCAGCTGATGGTCGCCACGGTCGACAACGGCACGGCCAGCCCGGCCGCGATCCCGGGGATCTCCGTGGCCGGCAAGACCGGCACGGCGCAGAGCGGCCAGGACGACGTCCCGCCGTACGCCTGGTTCACCTCCTTCGCCCCCGCGGAGAACCCCGAGGTGGCCGTGGCCGTCATGATCGAGAGCGCGGACATCCCGCGCGGCGAGATCGCCGGCGGACAGCTCGGCGGACCGATCGCGAAGGCGGTCATGGAGGCGGTGATCAACCAGTGA
- a CDS encoding FtsW/RodA/SpoVE family cell cycle protein yields the protein MSSTQPGALMGFVHRRRRGAELFLLVLALAVGIGAYAAVGLGVEGAVPADILGYGGGLAALIIGAHVVVRLVAPYADPVLLPVVAALNGLGLAVIRRLDLADGTTFAQQQLTWMTVGVVLFAITLLVLRDHRVLARFTYTAGLGAILLLLGPLVPGLGYEVNGARIWVRLGPFGLQPGEVAKVLLVIAFSGYLVVHRDALALAGRRLLFVDLPRGRDLGPILAMWAVSLGILVFQRDLGSSLLFFGLFLVMLYVATERPGWLVVGSALFFGGAAVAYELFGHVQNRVNIWLDPLPFYDQSPGSFQLVEGLFGMAWGGLIGRGLGQGSPERVPYAESDFIIGAIGEELGLTGVLAVILLYGLIVERALRSAVISRDAFGKLMATGLAGVLALQVFVVIGGVTRLIPLTGLTTPFLSYGGSSLVANWVIIALLLRISDQARRPVPDLSATDESPDEEATQVVKIPR from the coding sequence ATGTCCTCGACCCAGCCCGGGGCCCTGATGGGCTTCGTCCACCGCCGCCGCCGCGGGGCCGAGCTGTTCCTGCTCGTGCTCGCGCTCGCCGTCGGCATCGGCGCCTACGCCGCGGTCGGTCTCGGCGTCGAGGGCGCCGTTCCGGCCGACATCCTCGGCTACGGCGGCGGCCTCGCCGCGCTGATCATCGGCGCCCACGTCGTCGTCCGCCTCGTCGCGCCGTACGCCGACCCCGTCCTGCTCCCCGTCGTGGCGGCCCTCAACGGCCTCGGCCTGGCCGTCATCCGCCGTCTCGACCTGGCCGACGGCACCACCTTCGCCCAGCAGCAGCTGACCTGGATGACCGTCGGCGTCGTGCTGTTCGCGATCACCCTGCTGGTCCTGCGCGACCACCGGGTGCTGGCGCGGTTCACCTACACCGCCGGCCTCGGCGCGATCCTGCTGCTGCTCGGGCCCCTGGTGCCCGGCCTGGGCTACGAGGTCAACGGGGCCAGGATCTGGGTCCGTCTCGGCCCGTTCGGCCTGCAGCCCGGCGAGGTCGCCAAGGTCCTGCTCGTCATCGCGTTCTCCGGCTACCTGGTCGTCCACCGCGACGCCCTGGCCCTGGCCGGGCGCCGGCTGCTGTTCGTCGACCTCCCCCGCGGCCGCGACCTCGGCCCGATCCTGGCGATGTGGGCGGTCAGCCTGGGCATCCTGGTCTTCCAGCGCGACCTCGGCTCCAGCCTGCTGTTCTTCGGCCTGTTCCTGGTGATGCTCTACGTCGCCACCGAACGGCCGGGCTGGCTGGTCGTCGGCAGCGCGCTGTTCTTCGGCGGCGCGGCGGTGGCCTACGAGCTCTTCGGCCACGTCCAGAACCGGGTCAACATCTGGCTCGACCCCCTGCCCTTCTACGACCAGTCGCCCGGTTCCTTCCAGCTCGTCGAGGGCCTGTTCGGGATGGCCTGGGGCGGCCTGATCGGCCGCGGCCTGGGCCAGGGCAGCCCCGAGCGGGTGCCGTACGCCGAGTCCGACTTCATCATCGGCGCCATCGGCGAGGAGCTCGGCCTGACCGGCGTGCTCGCGGTGATCCTGCTCTACGGCCTGATCGTCGAGCGCGCGCTGCGCTCGGCCGTCATCTCCCGCGACGCCTTCGGCAAGCTGATGGCCACCGGCCTCGCGGGGGTGCTGGCCCTCCAGGTGTTCGTGGTCATCGGCGGCGTCACCCGGCTGATCCCCCTGACCGGTCTGACCACCCCCTTCCTGTCCTACGGTGGGTCCTCCCTGGTGGCCAACTGGGTGATCATCGCCCTGCTCCTGCGCATCTCCGACCAGGCCCGCCGCCCCGTGCCCGACCTGTCCGCGACCGACGAGAGCCCCGACGAGGAGGCGACCCAGGTGGTGAAGATCCCGCGATGA